One window of Mesorhizobium loti R88b genomic DNA carries:
- the rplF gene encoding 50S ribosomal protein L6 yields the protein MSRIGKKPVSLPQGVTATVNGQTVTAKGPKGELKFVVNDEVLVKMEGSEIAVQPRDQTKTARSKWGMSRTQIVNILQGVKDGFEKKLEITGVGYRAALQGKNLQLALGFSHDVVYETPAGITITVPKPTEITVTGINKQQVGQVAAEIREYRGPEPYKGKGVRYAGEKIVRKEGKKK from the coding sequence ATGTCTCGTATTGGAAAGAAACCCGTTTCGCTGCCGCAGGGCGTTACCGCGACCGTCAACGGCCAGACCGTGACGGCGAAGGGCCCCAAGGGCGAGCTGAAGTTCGTGGTGAACGACGAAGTCCTGGTCAAGATGGAAGGCAGCGAGATTGCCGTCCAGCCGCGCGACCAGACCAAGACGGCTCGCTCGAAGTGGGGCATGTCGCGCACGCAGATCGTCAACATCCTGCAGGGCGTGAAGGACGGCTTCGAAAAGAAGCTCGAGATCACCGGCGTCGGCTATCGCGCCGCACTTCAGGGCAAGAACCTGCAACTGGCACTTGGCTTCAGCCATGACGTCGTCTACGAGACGCCGGCAGGCATCACCATCACCGTGCCGAAGCCGACTGAGATCACCGTAACCGGCATCAACAAGCAGCAGGTTGGCCAGGTGGCTGCCGAGATCCGCGAATACCGCGGCCCCGAGCCTTACAAGGGCAAGGGCGTCCGCTACGCAGGCGAGAAGATCGTCCGCAAAGAAGGCAAGAAGAAGTAG
- the rpsH gene encoding 30S ribosomal protein S8, with amino-acid sequence MSLSDPLGDMLTRIRNAYGRKKSSVSTPASRLRTRVLDVLKAEGYIRDYSQTDFDNGKSEIEIELKYFDGAPVVREIARVSKPGRRVYVSAKSIPHVANGLGIAILSTPKGVMADHEAREQNVGGEILCQIF; translated from the coding sequence ATGTCATTGAGCGATCCTCTCGGCGATATGCTGACCCGCATCCGCAACGCCTACGGCCGCAAGAAGTCGAGTGTCTCGACCCCGGCTTCGCGTCTGCGCACCCGCGTCCTCGACGTGCTGAAGGCTGAAGGCTACATCCGCGACTACAGCCAGACGGACTTCGACAACGGCAAGTCCGAAATCGAAATCGAGCTGAAGTATTTCGACGGCGCGCCGGTCGTGCGTGAAATCGCCCGCGTTTCGAAGCCGGGCCGCCGCGTTTACGTCTCGGCCAAGTCGATCCCGCACGTCGCCAACGGTCTCGGCATCGCCATCCTTTCGACGCCGAAGGGCGTGATGGCCGACCATGAAGCGCGTGAACAGAATGTCGGCGGCGAGATCCTCTGCCAGATCTTCTGA
- the rplR gene encoding 50S ribosomal protein L18: MATKESIQRRAQRVRRQIKKVAGERPRLSVHRTSKNIYVQVIDDAKGHTIAAASTLEKDLKGSLKTGADTAAAAAIGKLIAERATKAGVKEVVFDRGAYIYHGRVKALAEAAREGGLSF, from the coding sequence ATGGCTACCAAGGAATCCATTCAGCGCCGCGCGCAGCGCGTCCGCCGTCAGATCAAGAAGGTCGCCGGCGAGCGTCCGCGTCTCTCGGTCCACCGTACGTCGAAGAACATCTACGTTCAGGTCATCGACGACGCCAAGGGTCACACCATCGCTGCTGCTTCGACGCTCGAGAAGGACCTCAAGGGTTCGCTCAAGACCGGCGCCGACACCGCGGCTGCTGCAGCGATCGGCAAGCTGATCGCCGAGCGCGCCACCAAGGCCGGCGTCAAGGAAGTCGTCTTCGATCGCGGCGCCTACATCTATCACGGCCGCGTCAAGGCCCTGGCTGAAGCTGCCCGTGAAGGCGGTCTCAGCTTCTAA
- the rpsN gene encoding 30S ribosomal protein S14 has product MAKTSSVEKNNRRRKLADQYGPKRAALKAIIMDQSKPMEERFRAQLKLAAMPRNSAKIRIRNRCEVTGRPRAYYRKLKVSRIALRDLGNNGQIPGLVKSSW; this is encoded by the coding sequence ATGGCAAAGACCAGCTCAGTCGAGAAGAACAACAGGCGCCGCAAGCTTGCCGACCAGTACGGTCCCAAGCGCGCTGCGCTCAAGGCGATCATCATGGATCAGTCCAAGCCGATGGAAGAGCGCTTCCGCGCTCAGCTCAAGCTTGCCGCCATGCCCCGCAACTCGGCCAAGATCCGCATCCGCAACCGCTGCGAAGTCACCGGCCGTCCGCGTGCCTACTATCGTAAGCTCAAAGTATCGCGCATCGCGCTTCGTGATCTCGGCAACAACGGCCAGATCCCGGGCCTGGTCAAGTCGAGCTGGTAA